In the Paenibacillus sp. FSL H7-0357 genome, one interval contains:
- a CDS encoding phospholipase D family protein: protein MELDSSFAAKKRLFPRRRLWLLAAVLVLWLAGVMIYQTHKPLPPGLSSESPVYKVQNVHFWHDLTYQGDNGSQHREEQILPRMLQIIEESREFLVVDLFLFNGYTHKDQQFPAVSRELSDKLIAQKIAYPAMDVVFITDEVNTNYGSAPNPLLEEMRAAGIKVILTDVDALRDSTPAYSAVWRTFIQWFGQTGTGWIPNLMASGGPDITARSYMKLLNVKANHRKVVVSENTALVSSGNVHDASAYHSNIALEVSGPVIADILKTEQAAADLSGAGPLLGKDPILTGSETAADGPLEVRYLTEGKVNKYALEGIRAAQKGDILWMGMFYLADDTIIDALQEASARGAEVRLLLDPNQNAFGRDKIGIPNRPVAWELNRRSDGNIAIRWYNTGKEQYHTKLLFIAKATGNSIVLGGSTNFTARNLDDYNLENNLWVSVPQDQPLYAEMESYFNTLWNNEGAEYSLPLEDYQSEVTWLKYIIYRMQTRLGLTTF, encoded by the coding sequence ATGGAACTGGACTCATCCTTTGCTGCAAAAAAACGCCTCTTCCCACGCCGCCGCTTATGGCTGCTTGCTGCTGTGCTAGTGTTATGGTTAGCCGGTGTAATGATTTACCAGACCCATAAACCGTTGCCTCCGGGCCTTTCTTCTGAAAGCCCGGTGTACAAGGTTCAAAATGTGCACTTTTGGCATGATTTGACCTACCAGGGCGACAACGGGTCGCAGCACCGGGAAGAGCAGATCCTGCCGAGGATGCTGCAAATTATCGAAGAGTCGCGGGAGTTTCTGGTCGTTGACTTATTTCTGTTCAATGGGTATACCCATAAGGATCAGCAGTTTCCTGCGGTCAGCCGGGAGCTTTCCGATAAGCTTATCGCGCAGAAAATAGCGTACCCCGCTATGGATGTTGTCTTTATCACCGATGAGGTCAACACTAATTACGGCTCTGCCCCCAATCCTCTGCTGGAAGAGATGAGAGCCGCGGGAATCAAAGTCATTCTGACTGATGTAGACGCGCTGCGCGACTCTACTCCTGCCTACTCAGCCGTATGGCGGACCTTTATCCAGTGGTTTGGGCAGACCGGTACAGGCTGGATTCCTAATCTTATGGCCAGCGGAGGGCCTGATATCACAGCCCGCTCATATATGAAGCTGCTGAATGTAAAGGCCAATCACCGCAAAGTTGTAGTCAGCGAGAATACAGCTTTGGTATCCTCCGGCAATGTCCATGATGCCAGTGCTTATCATTCCAATATCGCGCTGGAGGTAAGCGGTCCCGTTATCGCTGATATCCTGAAGACTGAGCAGGCCGCAGCAGACCTGTCCGGAGCAGGTCCGCTGCTTGGCAAAGACCCAATACTCACGGGGAGCGAAACTGCAGCAGACGGTCCGCTGGAGGTACGATATTTAACCGAGGGCAAGGTAAACAAATACGCCCTTGAAGGAATCCGTGCGGCCCAGAAGGGCGACATCCTCTGGATGGGCATGTTCTATCTTGCCGACGACACCATTATTGATGCACTGCAGGAAGCATCCGCACGCGGCGCAGAGGTGCGCCTCCTGCTGGACCCGAACCAAAACGCCTTCGGCCGTGATAAAATCGGCATCCCGAACCGTCCGGTGGCCTGGGAACTGAACCGGCGTTCGGATGGCAACATTGCCATCCGCTGGTACAATACGGGCAAGGAGCAGTATCATACCAAACTCTTGTTCATTGCCAAAGCGACCGGCAACTCAATCGTCCTGGGCGGCTCCACCAACTTCACGGCCCGCAACCTGGACGACTACAATCTGGAGAATAATCTCTGGGTATCCGTGCCGCAGGATCAGCCGCTCTATGCGGAGATGGAGAGCTACTTCAACACACTTTGGAACAACGAGGGGGCGGAATACAGCCTGCCCTTGGAGGATTACCAAAGCGAGGTGACCTGGCTCAAATATATTATTTACCGTATGCAGACCCGCTTGGGTCTGACAACATTCTGA
- the cls gene encoding cardiolipin synthase, translating into MRRGLQAIIIIGALLAFYYFGFGLLGSTAGTIISIFSTLTVISIGLGIFMENRNPSTTMAWILLLALIPVVGLVFYFLFGQNVFKRRKYDKKAQRDLMAYERIENDALRMHQDWSVFDPAHQKLLGLSQRLARTPVSFNSETRILTNGEETFGTLLLELRQAQHHIHMEYYIFRADHIGTRIQQILIEKARAGVTVRFMYDAVGSIQLSKAFLKELSDAGVQVASYGNSTSFFSSRVNYRNHRKIVVIDGDVGFMGGLNVGDEYLSRSKTYGFWRDTHMLLRGEAVRTMQIIFLQDWMHTTGEKILEQDYLSPQLRFTAGDGAVQIIASGPDNERRALKNIFFSMITSAEKSVWIASPYFIPDEDILTALRVAAMSGLDVRLLFPAKPDKWLPFLASHSYFPALLESGVKIYEYEKGFIHSKLLITDGEIATIGTANMDMRSFHLNFEVNALLLQTESVSRIVADFERDLLSTRQIVHETFMNKRLLERMLESAARLMSPLL; encoded by the coding sequence ATGAGAAGAGGATTGCAGGCGATAATCATTATCGGGGCTTTGCTGGCATTTTATTATTTTGGTTTTGGTTTACTTGGAAGTACCGCCGGTACGATCATCAGTATTTTCTCCACGTTGACCGTCATCTCGATCGGGCTAGGGATTTTTATGGAGAATCGCAACCCCTCCACAACGATGGCCTGGATTCTGCTGCTTGCGCTGATTCCGGTAGTGGGACTCGTCTTTTATTTCCTGTTCGGACAAAATGTGTTCAAACGGCGTAAATATGATAAGAAGGCCCAGCGGGACCTCATGGCTTATGAACGGATTGAAAATGATGCCCTGCGCATGCACCAGGACTGGTCGGTCTTTGATCCTGCCCACCAGAAGCTGCTGGGATTATCACAAAGGCTCGCTCGGACGCCGGTTTCTTTTAATTCAGAAACGCGGATTCTTACCAATGGGGAAGAAACCTTCGGCACCCTGCTGCTGGAGCTGCGGCAGGCTCAGCATCATATTCATATGGAATATTATATTTTTCGGGCCGACCATATCGGCACCCGTATTCAGCAGATTCTGATTGAGAAGGCCCGTGCGGGGGTTACGGTCAGATTTATGTACGACGCCGTAGGAAGTATTCAGCTTTCCAAAGCGTTTCTTAAGGAATTAAGCGATGCAGGAGTACAGGTTGCCTCATACGGCAATTCCACCTCTTTTTTCTCCAGCAGGGTTAATTACCGGAATCACCGCAAAATTGTTGTCATAGACGGCGATGTCGGATTTATGGGCGGGCTTAATGTTGGTGATGAATACTTAAGCCGCAGCAAGACGTACGGCTTCTGGCGCGATACCCACATGCTGCTTAGAGGTGAGGCAGTACGTACGATGCAGATTATCTTCCTGCAGGACTGGATGCATACAACGGGTGAGAAAATACTGGAGCAGGACTATCTCTCGCCACAGCTGCGGTTCACAGCCGGGGATGGAGCTGTGCAGATTATTGCCAGCGGACCGGATAACGAACGGCGTGCGCTGAAGAATATCTTTTTCTCCATGATTACCTCCGCCGAGAAATCGGTCTGGATTGCCAGCCCGTACTTTATTCCGGATGAGGATATCTTGACCGCACTGCGTGTAGCGGCAATGTCCGGACTTGATGTGCGGCTGCTGTTCCCCGCCAAACCGGATAAATGGCTGCCGTTTCTGGCGTCGCATTCCTACTTCCCGGCCTTGCTGGAATCGGGTGTGAAGATCTACGAATACGAGAAGGGCTTCATTCACTCCAAGCTGCTGATTACCGATGGCGAGATAGCCACAATTGGTACTGCAAACATGGACATGCGCAGCTTTCACTTGAACTTCGAGGTCAATGCGCTGCTGCTGCAGACAGAGAGCGTCTCCCGGATCGTTGCTGATTTTGAACGGGATCTGCTGTCTACCCGCCAGATTGTGCATGAGACCTTCATGAATAAACGTCTCCTTGAGCGGATGCTGGAATCTGCAGCCCGGCTGATGTCGCCGCTGCTCTGA
- the fni gene encoding type 2 isopentenyl-diphosphate Delta-isomerase produces MPQDEGHRQVKECFSPEPGGDPQTADSAGHTSLLPSSTTGERKIEHVRLCLNEEVGGTGITSGFEHYRFRHNALPELNFDDIALRTTFLGRELRTPLLISSMTGGSKATGAINARLAEAAERRGWALGVGSVRAAVERSELAETFHVRSMAPGIPVIANIGAVQLSYGFGVEECRRAVEIAGADWLVLHLNGLQEVFQPEGNTGFAALLQEIEKVCRTLEVPVGVKEVGWGIDGETAVRLYNAGAAFIDVAGAGGTSWSQVEKFRSSDPVRRAAAEAFADWGIPTAECIAEVRAASPQGALIGSGGLRHGVDAAKALALGADLAGFGRNLLGPAVQSEEALDHALAQVELELRTAMFGIGAPDLAALRSNPRLIRK; encoded by the coding sequence ATGCCGCAGGATGAAGGGCACCGGCAAGTAAAGGAATGTTTCAGCCCGGAGCCTGGCGGAGATCCGCAGACTGCAGACAGTGCAGGGCATACATCTCTGCTGCCTTCATCCACAACGGGTGAGCGCAAAATTGAGCATGTACGCCTCTGCCTGAACGAGGAGGTCGGCGGCACCGGGATAACGAGCGGGTTCGAGCATTACCGGTTCCGGCATAATGCGCTTCCGGAGCTGAACTTTGACGATATCGCGCTGCGTACGACCTTCTTGGGGAGGGAGCTGCGCACACCGCTGCTGATCAGCTCCATGACCGGCGGGAGCAAGGCTACCGGGGCAATCAATGCCCGGCTGGCGGAAGCAGCCGAGCGCCGGGGCTGGGCGCTTGGTGTAGGTTCGGTGCGTGCGGCTGTGGAACGCTCCGAGCTGGCCGAGACCTTTCATGTGCGCAGCATGGCCCCGGGAATTCCGGTCATTGCCAATATTGGCGCTGTGCAGCTAAGCTATGGCTTTGGCGTGGAAGAATGCCGCCGGGCGGTGGAGATTGCCGGCGCCGACTGGCTGGTGCTGCACCTGAACGGGCTGCAGGAGGTGTTTCAGCCGGAAGGCAACACGGGTTTTGCTGCACTGCTTCAAGAGATCGAGAAGGTATGCCGGACGCTTGAGGTGCCGGTAGGCGTGAAAGAAGTCGGCTGGGGCATCGACGGCGAGACAGCGGTCAGGCTGTACAATGCCGGAGCGGCTTTTATCGATGTGGCCGGTGCAGGCGGCACCTCCTGGAGCCAGGTCGAGAAGTTCCGCAGCAGCGATCCGGTGCGGCGCGCGGCGGCGGAGGCCTTTGCCGACTGGGGAATTCCTACCGCCGAATGCATTGCCGAGGTGCGGGCGGCTTCACCGCAGGGCGCGCTTATCGGCAGCGGCGGGCTGAGGCATGGAGTAGATGCGGCGAAGGCGCTGGCGCTTGGCGCTGATCTGGCCGGCTTCGGCCGGAATCTGCTGGGCCCGGCAGTACAGTCTGAGGAAGCGCTGGACCATGCGCTGGCACAGGTGGAGCTGGAGCTAAGGACGGCGATGTTCGGTATTGGCGCGCCGGATCTTGCAGCTCTGCGCAGCAACCCGCGCCTGATACGCAAGTAG
- a CDS encoding S41 family peptidase, with translation MQKTIHSNRATVCSSLILLLALTGCNGGNSGNPDGAAAYPDSGSGSGTAAAEVAATPSAVPATALSAESTLTREQKHEDFEYMYKILQENYPFFEVNKRANGVDWLADKDKYLEKVEETPTDLQFYGALNEILADLHNGHTYMLEREMYQYYRQIFDGNPVYKPWSDILEQKQVKDRYGAVEAAATPGESSRGSQAELTQSLNLFHRILEPGKSAYLQVESFGTEYTEQDGPAIADFLSEIKDYPTLILDIRGNGGGDQWYWMSNIVAKLTDKKLPYKEYLLFRGGDYEQPFLASRGFGEVPVKGLEQEKLPKLPPEAMTDFKSYFVNTYDITPDPVGFKGEIYLLVDRNVYSSSESFATFAKSTGFATLVGEKTGGDGIGATPLIAALPNSGFVLNFPVVLGLTADGSPNDEFKTLPDAVVNAGKNREWHKDEAIQKALELAASK, from the coding sequence ATGCAAAAGACAATTCATTCTAACAGAGCAACGGTATGTTCAAGCCTTATTCTCTTATTGGCCTTGACCGGCTGTAATGGCGGGAATTCGGGCAATCCGGATGGTGCTGCCGCGTATCCTGATTCAGGATCCGGTTCCGGGACCGCTGCGGCAGAGGTTGCGGCTACACCTTCTGCAGTTCCGGCAACCGCACTTTCGGCCGAATCCACCTTGACCAGGGAGCAGAAGCATGAGGATTTTGAATACATGTACAAGATTCTGCAGGAAAACTATCCGTTTTTTGAAGTGAACAAGCGGGCAAATGGTGTAGATTGGCTGGCGGACAAAGATAAGTATTTGGAGAAAGTTGAAGAAACTCCGACGGACCTTCAGTTCTATGGGGCATTAAATGAAATCCTCGCGGATTTGCACAATGGACATACCTATATGCTGGAAAGAGAAATGTACCAGTATTACCGGCAGATCTTTGATGGCAATCCTGTCTATAAACCATGGAGCGATATCTTGGAGCAGAAACAGGTAAAGGATCGTTACGGAGCTGTCGAAGCTGCGGCCACACCTGGGGAGAGCAGCCGTGGAAGTCAGGCTGAACTCACACAATCCTTAAACCTTTTCCACCGAATCCTTGAACCCGGGAAATCGGCTTATTTGCAGGTGGAAAGTTTCGGGACGGAATACACAGAACAGGATGGGCCGGCCATTGCGGATTTTTTAAGCGAGATCAAGGACTATCCAACGCTTATCCTCGACATACGGGGCAACGGTGGTGGAGATCAGTGGTACTGGATGAGCAATATTGTAGCAAAGCTTACGGATAAAAAACTCCCGTATAAAGAATATTTGCTCTTCAGAGGCGGGGATTACGAGCAGCCGTTTCTGGCAAGCAGAGGGTTTGGGGAGGTGCCCGTTAAGGGACTGGAGCAGGAAAAGCTGCCGAAGCTTCCACCTGAAGCTATGACGGATTTCAAATCTTATTTTGTGAATACCTATGATATTACTCCCGACCCGGTAGGGTTTAAAGGCGAGATCTATTTGCTCGTTGACAGGAATGTTTACTCCTCATCGGAGAGCTTTGCGACCTTTGCCAAAAGCACGGGGTTTGCTACCCTGGTGGGCGAGAAAACGGGCGGGGACGGGATCGGGGCCACACCGCTTATCGCCGCTCTGCCCAATAGCGGATTTGTGCTCAACTTTCCGGTGGTGCTCGGTCTGACTGCAGATGGATCACCAAATGATGAATTCAAGACCTTGCCTGATGCTGTTGTGAATGCCGGAAAAAACAGAGAATGGCACAAAGACGAAGCGATCCAGAAGGCACTGGAGCTGGCTGCTTCCAAGTAA
- a CDS encoding GNAT family N-acetyltransferase, with product MIKLVQMDEIAFQFFWSQSTRDYAEDKIKAGAWDAETALRQSQEEMVRFLPKGLHTDGAYLYSVMETESNTQAGYIWFNVTEARTGREAFIYDIYIFEPYQGKGYGKQALLALDESARELGVSKIGLHVFGQNNRAFELYKKMGYLVTDITMSKTL from the coding sequence ATGATTAAATTAGTCCAAATGGACGAAATTGCTTTTCAATTTTTCTGGAGTCAATCGACCCGTGATTATGCGGAGGATAAGATCAAAGCGGGGGCATGGGATGCCGAGACTGCGCTCAGGCAGTCTCAGGAAGAGATGGTGCGTTTCCTGCCCAAAGGACTTCACACCGACGGGGCCTACCTGTATTCTGTTATGGAAACAGAAAGTAATACTCAGGCCGGTTATATCTGGTTTAATGTAACGGAAGCACGCACGGGACGGGAAGCTTTCATCTATGATATTTATATTTTTGAGCCGTATCAGGGCAAAGGTTATGGCAAACAGGCCCTGCTTGCGCTTGATGAGTCCGCCCGGGAGTTGGGTGTTTCCAAAATCGGCCTGCATGTCTTCGGACAGAACAACCGCGCTTTCGAGTTGTACAAAAAGATGGGCTACCTCGTTACGGACATCACCATGTCCAAAACGCTTTAA